The Clostridioides difficile genome has a segment encoding these proteins:
- a CDS encoding FdtA/QdtA family cupin domain-containing protein → MDKYNLIKFEYIGSEDVGSLIALESNKVIPFDIKRVYYIYDVPQNVKRGFHAHKTLEQVLVCINGSVKIRCYDGVTDTVIVINKNDVGLYIGPEVWHEMFDFEEKTVLISIASEYYNENDYIRDYEEFLKYINII, encoded by the coding sequence ATGGACAAGTATAATTTGATTAAGTTTGAATATATTGGAAGTGAAGATGTAGGAAGTTTAATTGCATTAGAATCAAATAAAGTTATACCTTTTGATATAAAGAGAGTGTATTACATATATGATGTGCCACAGAATGTAAAAAGAGGCTTTCATGCCCATAAAACTTTAGAGCAAGTGTTAGTTTGCATAAATGGAAGTGTTAAGATAAGATGTTATGATGGAGTAACAGATACAGTCATTGTTATAAACAAAAATGATGTGGGATTGTATATAGGACCTGAGGTATGGCATGAAATGTTTGATTTTGAGGAGAAGACTGTTTTAATTTCAATAGCATCTGAATACTATAATGAGAATGATTATATCAGAGATTATGAAGAGTTTTTAAAATATATAAACATTATCTAG
- a CDS encoding ornithine cyclodeaminase: MKLITHEQIMSLNISQKQGYEWIKESFLTKQDCQLPPKISMVEQGHVFYNVMPSLNHNHMIGGIKMVTRLPGRNPSLNSDIFLYDMKNAKLKAILDGNYITAFRTAAVAALAIDTFAKKDFNTIAIMGLGVTASSIMNMLLYTLKNRTVNVKLLRYKDQAESFVQKYKGNDQLKFQICDTHKELVVDSDVVISTVTYTDEYLSEFEWFKKGALLLPVHVMGFGNVDYLFDKVYLDDYNHLKHLKNIDKYKYSCEFHDVLSKQAQGRENDDEKIISYNIGLSIHDILFASKIYELCETLNCEEIDLKEPKEKYWI; the protein is encoded by the coding sequence ATGAAATTAATAACTCATGAGCAAATTATGTCGTTGAATATCTCTCAAAAGCAAGGATATGAGTGGATAAAAGAATCATTTCTAACAAAACAAGATTGTCAGTTACCACCAAAAATAAGTATGGTAGAACAAGGTCATGTATTTTACAATGTAATGCCATCTTTAAATCACAATCATATGATTGGTGGAATAAAAATGGTTACAAGATTGCCAGGAAGAAATCCAAGTTTAAATTCAGATATATTTTTATATGATATGAAGAATGCTAAACTAAAGGCTATTTTAGATGGCAATTATATTACAGCTTTTAGAACTGCTGCTGTAGCTGCTTTAGCGATTGATACCTTTGCTAAAAAAGATTTTAATACCATTGCTATTATGGGGTTAGGCGTAACTGCTTCTTCTATAATGAATATGCTTTTATATACTCTTAAAAATAGAACTGTAAATGTAAAGTTGCTTAGATATAAAGACCAAGCAGAATCATTTGTACAAAAATATAAAGGTAATGACCAGCTTAAATTTCAGATATGTGATACACATAAAGAACTTGTTGTAGACTCAGATGTGGTAATTTCAACTGTTACATATACAGATGAATATCTTTCAGAATTTGAATGGTTTAAAAAAGGTGCCTTATTATTGCCTGTACATGTTATGGGGTTTGGAAATGTAGATTATTTATTTGATAAAGTATACTTAGATGATTATAATCATTTGAAACATCTAAAAAATATAGATAAATACAAGTATTCATGTGAATTTCATGATGTTTTAAGTAAACAAGCACAAGGAAGAGAGAACGATGATGAAAAAATAATATCTTATAATATAGGCTTGTCAATACATGATATATTATTTGCAAGTAAAATTTATGAATTATGTGAAACTCTAAATTGTGAGGAGATAGATTTAAAAGAGCCAAAGGAAAAATATTGGATATAG
- a CDS encoding ATP-grasp domain-containing protein, whose amino-acid sequence MKRLMILGSIKYFENIVMSAKKEGIYTIVCDNRIDTPAKKICDESIDVDVFDFDKIKSIAIDKKIDGILTGFTDSLMEPYAYIANELNLPCVICCSQLESVTNKSVMKAYFKENNISTTNYCVIESLKEIEKIQELNFPLVVKPADGYGSRGVYFTTDIEELMEKFKYSKEISQNGQVIIEEFYDSEEIQGLAWIYNGESQVFYIGDRELVNIHVGRAGKPDRLIYPSKYCFQYEEEIKLLYQKITEAFNINNGPLYVQMLVGVDGIKVSEVMPRLPGGCDYLAISQITDLDIGKLFANFSVNNDIDFDEIKKYNMHLSKCVYALPIYIKPGTIKKINNIDKIESLDYVTQILLLVKEGDTIELYEDERQDCGRIYGVANNIFDANKKKKYIHEMIEILDENNENMIENF is encoded by the coding sequence ATGAAAAGATTAATGATTTTAGGCTCAATTAAGTATTTTGAGAATATTGTTATGTCAGCTAAAAAAGAAGGAATATACACAATTGTTTGTGATAATAGAATTGATACACCTGCCAAAAAAATATGTGATGAATCTATAGATGTTGATGTATTTGATTTTGATAAAATAAAAAGTATAGCCATAGATAAAAAAATTGATGGAATTTTGACTGGATTTACAGATTCTTTGATGGAACCATATGCTTATATTGCAAATGAATTAAATTTACCATGTGTAATTTGTTGCAGTCAACTTGAGTCTGTAACTAATAAATCAGTCATGAAGGCGTATTTTAAAGAAAATAATATATCAACAACTAATTATTGCGTAATTGAAAGTTTAAAAGAGATAGAAAAAATACAAGAACTAAATTTTCCACTTGTAGTAAAACCAGCTGATGGTTATGGTTCAAGGGGAGTATACTTTACAACAGATATAGAGGAATTAATGGAAAAGTTCAAGTATTCTAAGGAAATCTCACAAAATGGACAAGTAATAATTGAAGAATTTTATGACAGCGAGGAAATTCAGGGTTTGGCTTGGATTTATAATGGAGAGTCACAGGTATTTTATATTGGAGATAGAGAACTTGTAAATATACATGTAGGTAGAGCTGGAAAACCAGACAGACTAATATATCCATCAAAGTATTGTTTCCAATATGAAGAAGAAATAAAATTGCTATATCAAAAGATAACAGAGGCTTTTAATATAAATAATGGACCTCTCTATGTTCAGATGTTAGTGGGAGTTGATGGAATAAAAGTATCTGAAGTTATGCCAAGATTGCCTGGAGGATGTGATTATTTGGCAATTTCACAGATAACAGATTTAGATATAGGAAAGTTGTTTGCAAATTTTAGTGTGAACAATGATATTGATTTTGATGAAATAAAAAAATATAATATGCATTTATCGAAGTGTGTATATGCATTACCAATATACATAAAACCTGGAACAATAAAAAAGATAAATAATATAGATAAAATAGAAAGTTTAGATTATGTTACTCAAATTTTATTACTTGTGAAAGAGGGAGATACAATAGAGTTATATGAAGATGAGAGACAAGATTGTGGAAGGATTTATGGAGTAGCAAATAATATATTTGATGCAAATAAGAAGAAGAAATATATTCATGAAATGATAGAAATACTTGATGAGAATAATGAAAATATGATAGAAAATTTTTAA
- a CDS encoding peptidoglycan bridge formation glycyltransferase FemA/FemB family protein yields MYNICIKQFEKNFQEDWDYFVENKSINGTFLQTRNFINYHKEGKFSDHSLMIYKGKEIIAVIPACEVYENNEKIFFSHLGSTFGGILIGSNFNDIKHVKGITSVVEGYLHKENFNKVFLRNSSRIFCKEDTSLLEYFLFKNGYMFYDELSMFLELNKYKKDILSNFSYSKRRDFKYSLKNNLTFKRLYDDKDVISFFKLLSNCLDRKGAKLIHSIEELLDFKNNRLKDIVEFYAVYIDNIMICGSMVFNFQGRVYHTQYLASNPDYNKYYPMIFLNYNLIKNALDRNFKYFSFGISTLNQGKFLDEGLAIFKEGFGSSAVCNRTYYKNINK; encoded by the coding sequence ATGTATAATATCTGTATCAAACAATTTGAAAAAAATTTTCAGGAAGATTGGGATTATTTTGTAGAAAATAAATCTATAAATGGCACATTTCTTCAAACTCGAAATTTTATTAATTATCATAAAGAAGGCAAATTTTCTGACCATTCACTAATGATATATAAAGGTAAAGAGATAATTGCAGTTATACCTGCATGTGAAGTTTATGAAAACAATGAAAAAATATTTTTTTCTCATTTAGGTAGTACTTTTGGTGGCATTCTAATAGGAAGTAATTTCAATGATATTAAACATGTAAAGGGCATTACAAGTGTAGTAGAGGGATATTTACATAAAGAAAATTTTAATAAAGTATTTCTTAGAAATTCATCGAGAATATTTTGTAAAGAAGATACTTCATTGTTAGAATATTTTCTATTTAAGAATGGTTATATGTTTTATGATGAATTAAGTATGTTTTTAGAACTAAATAAGTATAAAAAAGATATATTGAGTAATTTTAGTTATAGTAAAAGAAGAGATTTTAAATATTCTTTAAAGAACAATCTTACTTTTAAGAGATTGTATGATGATAAAGATGTAATCTCTTTTTTTAAATTATTATCTAATTGTTTAGATAGAAAAGGAGCCAAGTTGATACATTCAATAGAAGAACTCCTGGACTTTAAAAATAATAGATTAAAAGATATTGTAGAATTTTATGCAGTATATATTGATAATATTATGATTTGTGGTAGTATGGTATTTAATTTTCAAGGCAGAGTTTATCATACTCAATATTTAGCATCAAATCCAGATTATAATAAATATTATCCAATGATATTTTTAAACTATAATCTAATTAAGAATGCATTAGATAGAAATTTTAAATATTTTTCATTTGGAATTAGTACTCTAAATCAAGGAAAGTTCTTAGATGAAGGTTTGGCTATATTTAAAGAAGGTTTCGGTTCAAGTGCTGTTTGCAATAGGACATATTATAAAAATATAAATAAGTGA